The sequence CCCATCCCGCTCATCGCGCACAGGTTGTCGACCACGTCGGCCAGCGCGTTGTCGCAGGACGTGTCCGGCGCGCCCGATGGCCCGGCGGTGCCGAGGTTGAACTGCGGCAGCTCGCCGTCGAAGAGGTGCGGAATGCGCGAGCGGATCGAATGTGCGTCATAGACCACGACCACCGGATGGATCTGCCGCAGCCGTGCGATCTCCGCGGCCAGCGCATCGTGGTACGGGGTGAACCAGGTGTCGCGACGGCGGGCGATCTCTTCGGCATCGGGCTCGGCGCCGGCCCGGTACAGCGGCTGGTTGTCGAAGGTCGTAAGCGGGCAAAGGCCGGTGGTGTTCTGCCCGGGGTACAGCGATGTGCCGCTGGGGTCGCGGTTGAGGTCGATCACCGAGCGCGAGATCGTCGAGCGCACCGTGGTTGCCCCCAGCTCGCGGGCAAATCCGTACAGCGCATGCACCCACCAGTCGGCATCGCGCAGCGCCAGCCACGGCGAAACGAAACGCTCGGCCAGCTCCTCCGGGATCCGGGTGCCGGTATGCGGAAAGCTCACCACCAGCGGCGCGTTGCCGCGGTGGACGTGCAGCCACTCCGGCGTGGTGGAAGCTGCGTTCATGCTGGGGTGGCCTCGCCGCCGGTGGTCACGCCCGGCAGGGCCATGCCGACGCTGGCGGCCAGCGCGCCGGAACCCACCAGCGTGGTGGCCGCGACCATGTCCGGGTGGAAATAACGGTCCTCCTCCAGCGACGGCACCTGCGTACGGAGCAGGGCGCGGGCGCTTTCCAGCGCGTCGCTGGAGCGCAGCGGCGCATGGAAGTCACAGCCCTGGGCCGCAGCCAGCAGTTCGATGCCCACCACGTTGGCGGCATTGGCCGCCATCTGCAGCAGGCGGCGCGCGCCATGCGCGGCCATCGAGACGTGGTCTTCCTGGTTGGCCGAGGTCGGGATCGAATCCACGCTGGCTGGGAAGGCGCGCTGCTTGTTCTCCGAGACCAGTGCTGCCGCAGTGACCTGCGGGATCATGAAGCCGGAATTCAGGCCCGGGCGCGGCGTCAGGAAGGCCGGCAGGCCGGACAGCGCCGGGTCCACCAGCATCGCGGTGCGGCGCTCGCTGATCGAACCGATCTCGCACACCGCCATCGCCAGCATGTCGGCGGCGAATGCCACCGGCTCGGCGTGGAAGTTGCCGCCGCTCAGGGCCTCGCCGGTATCGGTGAACACCAGCGGGTTGTCGGACACGCCGTTGGCCTCGATCTCCAGCGTGCTGGCGGCCTGGCGCATGATGTCCAGCGCCGCACCCATCACCTGCGGCTGGCAGCGCAGGCAGTACGGGTCCTGCACGCGCACGTCGTTGTCGCGATGCGATTCGCGGATCGCCGAACCGGCCATGAGTTCGCGCAGCGCGGCGGCGGTGGCGATCTGCCCGCGCTGGCCGCGGATGGCGTGGATGCGCGGGTCGAACGGCGTGTCCGATCCCTTGGCCGCTTCGACCGACAGCGCACCGGCCACCAGCGCGGACTGGAACACCGTCTCGATCTCGAACAGCCCGGCCAGCGCATACGCGGTCGAGTACTGGGTGCCATTGAGCAGGGCCAGGCCTTCCTTGGCGCCCAGCACTACCGGCGCCAGTCCGGCGCGGGCCAGTGCCTCGCTCGCCGGCAGCCTTTCGCCGCCGATGAAGGCCTCGCCCACGCCGATCATCACCGCGGCCATGTGCGACAGCGGCGCGAGGTCACCGGAAGCACCGACCGAGCCCTGCGCCGGCACCACTGGCAGCACGTCGTTGAGCAGCATCGCTTCGAGCAGGGCGAGCGTCTGCGGACGGATGCCCGAGGCGCCCTGCGCCAGGCTGGTGAGCTTGAGCGCCAGCATCAGCCGGGTGACATCCACCGGCATCGGCTCGCCGACACCGGCCGCATGCGAGAGCACGATATTGCGCTGCAGGGTTTCCAGGTCATCGCGCTCGATGCGCACGCTGGCCAGCTTGCCGAAGCCGGTGTTGATCCCGTACACCGGCTCGCCCCGGGCGACGATGGCCGCCACTGCATCGGCGCTGCGCTGCACCGCGGCCTGGGCGCCGGCATCCAGCCGCACGCGGGCGCCGCGGTAGACCTGGCGCCATTGCGCCAGCGAAGCCTGGCCCGGGCGCAGTGTCAGTGTGTTGCTCATGTGTTCTCCGGAAATACGGTGGTGTCAGGTCGGGTTGCCGCGCCACACGCGGGCGTGCAACGGATTGAAGCCCATGCGGTAGACCAGGTCGGCCGGCGCCTCGATCTCCCAGACCGCCAGGTTGCAATCCAGTCCGTCGGCCAGCCGGCCGATGCGCTCGTGGCGACCGAGCGCGCGTGCGGCCTCCCGGGTAAAGCCGGCGATGCATTCGTCCACGGTCATGCGGAACAGGGTCGCGGCCATGTTCATCGCCAGCAGCGGACTGGTCAGCGGCGAGGTGCCGGGATTGCTGTCGGTGGCCAGCGCCATCGGCACGCCGGCGGTGCGCAGCTTGTCGATCGGGGGCAGGGTGGTGTCGCGGGTGAAGTAGAACGCGCCAGGCAGCAGTACCGCCACGGTGCCGGCCCTGGCCATCGCGGCGATGCCGGCCTCGTCCAGGTGTTCGATGTGGTCGGCCGAGAGCGCGCCATGCGCGGCGGCCAGCGACGCGCCTTGCTGGTTGCTCAGCTGCTCGGCGTGGATCTTGACTGCCAGCCCGTGGCGGGCGGCGGCCTGGAAGACCTGTTCGGCCTGCGCACGCGAGAACGCCAGATGCTCGCAGAACACGTCCACCGCCTCGGCCAGGCCTTCGGCGGCGATGGCCGGGATCATCTGGTTGCAGACCTCGTCCACGTACTCCTGCGCCTCACGCCCGGGCGGCACCGCATGGGCGCCGAGGAAGGTCGGCACCACCTCGACCGCGCGCAGCTCGCCGAGCCGGCGCGCAACGCGCAGCTGCTTGCGTTCGTCCTCCAGGCTGAGCCCGTAGCCGGACTTGATCTCGATCGTGGTGATGCCCTCGGCCAGCATCGCGTCCAGACGCGGCAGGCTGGCTTCGAGCAGGTGCTGCTCATCGGCCTGGCGGGTGGCACGAACGGTTGCGACAATACCGCCCCCGGCACGCGCGATATCGGCATAGCTGGCGCCACGCAGCCGCTGCTCGAACTCGCCGGCGCGGTTGCCGGCGTAGACCAGGTGGGTGTGGCAGTCGACCAGGCCCGGGCTGATCCAGCGTCCTTGGCAGTCGATGCGCTGCGCCGGCGCCAGGTGCACGGCATCCGCGGCCGGACCGACGTGGACGATGCGTCCGTCGCGGCTGGCGACGACGCCGTCGCGGACGATGCCAAGGGCGCCGTCACCAGCCTCCAGCGTCATCAGGTGCGCGTTGTGCCAGAGGGTGTCGCAATGCATGGCGCCGCTTTCCGGTTGATTTGTATATACAATAATGGCGCGAATCGGAGAGTGTCCAGCGATGACGACGGCAGGCGGGGCGACAACACATTTCTGGGCACGGCAGGCGCTGCTCGACGTCGGCTGGGCCGGGCCAGTACGGCTGGGCGTGGCCGGCGGGCGGATCGTCTCGCTGGAGCCCGGGCAACCGGCCGGGCCGGGCGATGAGCGTTTGGGCATCCTCGTTCCCGGGCTGGGCAACCTGCACAGCCACGCCTTCCAGCGCGGCATGGCCGGGTTGACCGAGATCGGCGGCAGCGACGGCGACAGCTTCTGGAGCTGGCGCGAGCTGATGTACCGCTTCCTCGACCGGCTGGGCCCGGACAGCTTCCAGGCCATTGCCGAACAGGCCTACGTGGAGATGCTCGAATCCGGCTTCACCCGCGTTGGCGAATTCCACTACCTGCACCACGACACCGACGGCACGCCGTTCGCCGCCCGTGCGGAAATGGCCGGCCGCATCGCCGCCGCCGCGCAGCGCTCGGGCATCGGCCTGACCCTGCTGCCGGTGTTCTATGCCCATGCCGATTTCGGCGGCGCGCCGCCCAGCCCCGCGCAGCGGCGGCTGGTCCATGACATTGATGGTTTCGCGACGCTGCTCGAGGGCTGCCGCCAGGCGCTGCAGCCGCTGGAAGATGCCGTGCTCGGCGTGGCCCCGCACAGCCTGCGCGCGGTCACCGGCGAGGAACTGGCCGCGCTGCTGCCGCTTGTCGATGGCCCGGTCCACATCCATATCGCCGAACAGACCCGCGAGGTCGATGGCTGCCTGGCCTGGTCCGGGCGGCGGCCGGTGCAGTGGCTGCTGGAAAACGCGCCGGTCGATGCGCGCTGGTGCCTGGTGCATGCCACCCATGTCGACGCGGCCGAAGTGCGCGGCATCGTCGACAGGTGCGCGGTGGTCGGCCTGTGCCCGATCACCGAGGCCAACCTCGGTGACGGCGTGTTCCCGATGCAGGCCTTCACCCGTGCCGGAGGCCGCTTCGGCGTCGGTTCGGATTCCAACGTGCTGGTCGATGCGGCCGAAGAGCTGCGCCTGCTCGAATACGGACAACGGCTGCAGTTGCGTGCACGCAACGTGCTGGCCCCGGATCCGTCGCAATCCAGCGGCCGCTGGCTGTACGAGCAGGCCGGCCTGGGCGGCGCGCAGGCGCTGGGAGTGGAGACCGGCTTGCGCGTCGGTGCGCCGGCTGACCTGGTAGAGCTGGATGACGCCCACCCGGCGCTGCTGTCGCGCGACGGTGATGCGCTGCTGGACGGCTGGCTGTTCGCTGCACGCGGCGGCGCAGTGCGTTCGGTCTGGCGCCATGGCCGCAAGCTGGTCAGCGACGGTCGCCACCTGCAGCGCGACGCGGTGGCCGCCCGCTATGCCGCCGCCCTGCACAAGGTGCTGGGCTGATGGACGACACGGGCAACCAACACGCGGGATGAGTGCGCATGAGCAGCAGCAAGGGTGAAACCCTCAACCAACGCATCCGCAGCGAGATCGAAAGCCGGATCCTCAGCGGCGAATGGCCGGCGGGCCACCGCATCCCGTTCGAACACGAACTGATGGCCCAGTACGGCTGCTCGCGTATGACGGTCAACAAGGTGCTGACCACCCTGGCCGAGAACGGCATGATCGAGCGCCGCCGCCGCGCCGGTTCGTTCGTCGCCCGCCACCATCCCCACCTGGAGCAGGTGGCGCTGGAGATCCCCGACATCGCCACCGCGGTCACCCAGCGCGGGCACCGTTATGGCTTCCGCCTGCTGCAGCGGGTGCAGCGCGCGGCCGATCCGGACCGACCGGAGGAAGTGGCGCTGGTGGGCAACGGGGTGCTGCTGGAGTTGCGCAGCCTGCACCTGGCCGACGGCCAGCCATTGGCGCTGGAGTACCGGCTGGTCAACCCGTCGGTAGTGCCGCAGATGCTGGAGACCGATTTTTCCGAGTACGCGCCGGGCAGCTGGCTGCTGCAGCACGTTTCCTGGACCCGGGGCGAACACCGCATCAGTGCGGTGGCGGCCACGGCCGACGAGGCGGCGCAGCTGCAGGTGCCGACCGGCACCGCCTGCCTGGTGATCGGGCGCCAGACGTGGATCGGCGACCAGCCCATCACCTGGGTGCGGCAGATGTTCCTGGGCGACTCCTACGACCTGATTGCCCGTTTCGCGCCGGGCGCACGCGTCAGCTGAGCCTGCTCAGATCGTGCTGCACTGGCGCCAGCGCACCGGCTCGTCGTAACCGGGCCGCGGATTGAGCTGGATACGCACGGTGCGCAGCGCCGGGTAGCGGGTGACTTCCTCGCAGATCAGCGGCCACACCTTGTCGTCATCGGCCGAGCGGTCCACCGACAGGGTCAGCCGGGTCAACCACAGCGCGCTGATGATTCCGGGTCGGGTGGACAGCGAGCGCGACACCGCCTGCTGATAACGCGCCAGGGTGGCGTCGTCCGGGTTTTCCTGCAGGTAATCCTCGATCTCCGCAGTGTCCCCGGCGCCCGTGGTTTCGACTGGGGTGGCGTCGGCAGCCGCAGGAGCCGGCGCGGGCGCAGGCGGCTCGGGGGCGGCCGCCACCACCGGCAGGGCGGCGGTTGGTTCGTCAGGCTGGGTTACCAGGGCGGTCAGGTAGCCCATGCCGACCAGCAGGCCCAGCGTCACCGACGCCAGTGCGGCGATGCCGATATGGCGCTGCGCCTCGCGACGGGCCACACCCGTGACACTGGCTTCAAGCTCCCCGGGGAGGTAGCTGCGCAGCAGCGGCCACAGGTGACGGCCGTCCAGCACCTCGATCGACTGCTTCTGGGCCGCGGCAAGACCATCACGCTCCACCTTGCCTTCGGTGATCAGCACGCCACCACGGGCGCCGGCCAGGCGCAGGGCGGCACCGAGTTCGTTCACCGCGGCCGAGCCGATGCGGTAGGCGCGGCCGTGCTTGCACGACACCAGCCAACGCTGGCCTTCGCCGTCCTGCATCAGGAAATCCGACTGCGGTTCGCGGTTCTCGTCGCGCTCTTCGAACACGTCGACCCACCCGCGCTGTTCGTGCATGGCCCGGTGGATCAGCTGCGAAAACTCGCGCCAATGCATCCCCGCCAGGGCTTTCAGGCCAAGGCGGGTCTCGGTGGTGCGGCGCTTGATGAACCAGAGATGGAACGTGGCCAGGCACCAGACCAGCAGCGCCAGCACGAAAGCCAGAATCCAGGAGAACACGTAAGTACCCGGGGAAGCGTGGGCGAATCGGCCAATTCTATATCGGCCGGGGTTCGGAACCGTCCAACATCACGGTTGCACGGAAGGGGAGGCCGGGCGGAGGCAAAAAAAAGCCCGCCGATCCGGAGCCAAGAGGGGAGGGAACAATTGGCAACGGTCAAGCTGGCGGGCTGATACCGATTGTACCGGCCGCATGTTGCTTTGCAACATTAGACTTCAGTCGACCTGTGGCGGGTCCGACGGGGTGCTCCCGGTGCTGCTGGCCGAAGCCACAGCGGCGGCTGCCTGGGCCTGGGAAGCGCGGGTCTCGGCGCGGTTGAGGCGGGCGTTGAGCGTCTCGATCCGCTGGTTGAGCGCCTCGATCTCCTCGCGGGTCGGGATGTTCAACCGGCGCAGCGCCGACTGCACCTGGTCCTCGAACATGCCTTCCATCTTCCCCCAGGCGCCGGTTACGCGCTCCCTGGCGCGGTCAAAGGTGTGCTCGACGCTGTCGCGCAGCGGGGCACCACGTTCCGGATCCAGCCGGCTCTGCTGTTCGTAGTTCTCGCCCTCGCGGACCAGCGAATCGAAGAGCTTGCTGCCTTCGGCCTGGGCACGGCCCAGGGCGCCGAGCCCGGCCAGCCAGATCTGCTGGGCCGATTCGGCGACCTTGCGGGTCAGGCGCTCTGTCTGCTCGTGGGCCGAGGCGGCATCGTCGTAGGTGCGGTTTTCGGTGGTCATGGCCTTCTCCCTGTCAGGAATGGTCTGCCACCAAATCTAACGCCGCGACCGTTGCGCGGCGTGATGGCTTCGCGACGCGCCCGGCTCAGCCCAGCCGCTCGGACAGCACCCGCTTGATCTCCGACTCGACCATGTCCTGCATCGCCGACAGCAGGAAACCCAGCTCGGCGGTAACCCGGACCTCGCCGGGCAGCAGTTCGATCGCACCATCGACGCCGGAGCGCGAGAACTGCAGCCTGTCACCCTGCCAGCGCGAGGTGATGTCGAAACGCTCGTCGAGCTTCCGGGCCACGTCCTCGATGGCCGAGCGCGCCTGGTCGGCGGCGAGGGAGTGGGCGTGGCGGATATCGATGCGGGACACGGGTGCTCCAGGACGTCGTGGGCAGGGGAGGGGCGGCTATTGTGCGCACGGCGGCGTGCACGTCCAGCACATCCTTCTGCATGTTCATGCAACCTGATAGTCTGCGCCGCGTGCAGACCCTGCTAGTACATCCGACCAACCGCCAGCAGCCCGACCAGCCACTGCGTCCGGGCATCCTGCGCATCGCCCGGCATGCCTCGGGCGTGGTCCGCGTCGGCGAGGAAGTGCAGGGCACGCTGCTGCTGGCCCAGTTCTGCCTCGATGGCCGCGGCCTCTGGCTGCAGGTCGCCAACGGCATCCGCGGGATCCACGTCAACGGTCGCCCGGTGCGGCGCATGGCGATGCTGCGCGCGGGCGACGCGGTGTACGCCGATGGCCTGGAACTGGTGGTGCAGGGCAGCTGCGAACAAGTGCCCAACCCGCCTGAAATGCCGGTGCATGCCGGCGAGGACCAGCGCATGCTGCTGCGTGGCGTCGGTGGCCAGCACCACGGGCGCAGCTTCACCCTGGATCGCATGCGCCTGGTCGGGCGCAGCGCCGAGGCGGACATCATCATCGACGATCCGGCCTTTGCGCTGGAGCATGCGCGGCTGGAACGTCATGGCGACCGGATCCTGCTGCGCGACCTCGGCTCGGCCGAGGGCAGCACGGTCAACGGCGTCCCGGTGCGCCACTGCTGGCTGCAGCCCGGCGACCAGGTCGTGTTCGATGCCCAGCACCGTTTCGTGCTCGAGGTGCCGCTGGTGCACCAGCCCGTGCTCGATACCGAAGAGCCGACCGAGGTCGAAGCCACGCCCGAACATCGCCCGCTGGCAAGCGAGCCCCGGCGTAGTTCGCATCGCTGGCCGTGGTTGCTGCTGGCCGCCTTGCTGATGGCTGGCGCGCTGGCCAGCCTGCTCCTGTTCGGAGCGCGCTGAGGCCATCCGTTTCCGCGTCAACTCCCGCGGAACCGGCGAAAGAAAGAGCCGTATGAGAGGGTCACGCATACGGCCCATTACAGGGCTGGCTAATGGATGCAGTTGCAACCATTTGCCGCCAGCCCAAGCCTGATGTGCTGCGGCATACTAGGGCTCTTGCCCCATAGGTGTGACATGACGCGCGCGTTCAATTTCAGTGCCGGCCCTGCAACGTTGCCGGAATCGGTCCTGCGCCAGGCGCAGGAGGAAATGTTGGAATGGCGCGGCGTCGGCGCATCGGTGGTGGAGATCAGCCACCGCAGTGCCGAGTTCATTGCCCTGGCCGCCGAGACCGAAGCCGACCTGCGTCGCCTGCTTTCGATCCCGGACAACTACGCGGTGCTGTTCACTGCCGGCGGCGCGACCACCCAGCAGGCGCTGTTGCCGCTGAATTTCGCCAGCCCGGGCCAGCGGGCCGATTACGTGCTCACCGGCCACTGGGGCAAGACCGCGGTCAAGCAGGCGCGCCCCTATGTCGACGTCAACGTGGCCGCCGACGGCGAGGTGGATGGCTATCACGACATCCCGCCGCGCGCGGAGTGGAAGCTGTCCGATGATGCGGCCTACGTGCACATCACGGCCAACGAAACCATCCACGGCGTCGAGTTCCGCGACATCCCGGACGTGGGCAACGTACCGCTGGTGGCCGATTTCAGTTCCTCGATCGCGTCCGAACCGCTGGATGTGTCGCGCTTCGGGCTGATCTATGCCGGTGCGCAGAAGAACCTGGGGCCGGTCGGCATCTCGGTGATGATTGTGCGCCGCGACCTGCTCGAGCGTGCCGGCCAGCCGCGCGCCGACATCTTCGATTACCGCTCGCATGCCGCGCGCGATTCCATGCTCAACACGCCGCCGACCTGGAACTGGTACCTGCTCGGGCTGACGGTGAAGTGGATGCTGGCCGAAGGTGGTGTCACCGAGTTCGCCAGCCGCAATGCCGCCAAATCGGCCGCGGTCTACGAAGCGATCGACGGCTCCGGCGGCTTCTACCGCAACGAGATCGCCCCGGCGGCGCGCTCGCGGATGAACATCCCGTTCTTCCTGCCCGATGACACGCTTACCAGCCGCTTCCTTACAGAGTCCAGGGAGGCCGGGTTGCTGGCGCTGAAGGGCCACAAGGCGCTCGGCGGGCTGCGCGCCTCGCTGTACAACGCCATGCCGCTGGCCGGCGCGCAAGGCCTGGCCGGCTTCATGCGCGATTTCCAGCAGCGCCACGGTTGAGCCGTCGCCCCTGATTTACCTTTCCGCCGGGTAGCTGCCCGGCGACCGTAATCGCAAGGATCCACCCCATGGCCGACAAGCCAAGCAAGCCCGCACGCAAGCGCGCCACTTCCGCGAAGACGGAAAAGCCTGCCAAGGCGCGCCCCAATGTCGAGATGCCCGCGGTGGCCGCGCCGGTGCTGGCCGACGTGCGTGCCCGAATCGACCAGATAGATCGTGACATCCAGGGCCTGATCGCCGAGCGCGCGCGCATGGCCCGCCAGGTCGGCAAGGCCAAGGGCAAGCTTGCGCAGGCGGTGGACTACTACCGCCCCGAACGCGAGGCACAGGTGCTGCGCATGGTCGTGGACCGCAACGAGGGCCCGCTCAGCGACGAGGTCCTGGTCCACGTCTACCGCGAGATCATGTCTGCCTGCCTGGCCCAGCAGGAGCCGCTGAAGATCGGCTACCTCGGCCCGGAAGGCACTTTCAGCCAGCAGGCCGTGCTCAAGCACTTTGGCCGCTCGGCGCTGGGCCTGCCGCTGGCCAGCATCGAGGAGGTGTTCCAGGAGGTGGAAGCCGGCAATGCCGACTTCGGCGTGGTGCCGGTGGAGAACTCGGGGCAGGGCACGATCCAGATCACGCTGGACATGTTCCTGACCTCCAACCTCAAGATCTGCGGCGAGGTGGAGCTGCGCGTGCAGCAGTTCCTGATGTCGCGCAGTGGCCGCATCGAGGACATCGAGCGCATCTATGCGCATCCGCAGTCGTTCATGCAGACCTCGGCGTGGCTGCGTGCCAACCTTCCCAGGGCCGAGAAGATCCCGGTGTCGTCCAACGCCGAAGGCGCACGACGCGCACGCAATGCAGACGACGCGGCGGCGATCGGCGGCGAGAGCGCCGGTCATGTCTATGGCCTGAAGAAGGTGGTCACCAAGCCGATCCAGAACGACGCCGACAACACCACGCGTTTCCTGGTGATCGGCCGGCAGATCTTCCCGTCCTCCGGTCATGACCGCACCTCGGTGCTGGTGTTCATCCACGACAAGCCCGGCGCGCTGTTCGACGTGCTCAGCCCGTTTGCCCGCCATGGCATCAGCATGAACCGCATCGAGTCGCGGCCCTCGCACCAGGCCAGGTGGGAGTACGGCTTCTTCATCGACCTGGCCGGTCATGTCGAGGACGAGGCGATGCAGCAGGCACTGGCTGAACTGAAGGCGCACTCGGCACAGATCAAGGTGCTGGGTTCCTATCCGGTCGCCGTGCCCTGAGCGGCCGATCTCCGCACTACCGGTGCCTGTCCGCAGGCGCCATCACCGCAGCGCAGGCAACGGAACACAGATGAGCAGTTCGCAACACTGGATCGCCACCGCCGGCGGGCCCTTGCAGGGCACGCTTTCCATTCCGGGTGACAAGTCGGTGTCGCACCGGGCGGTGATGTTCGCCGCCCTGGCCGACGGCGTATCGCGGATCGAAGGTTTCCTCGAGGGTGAGGACACCCGCGCCACTGCAGCGATCTTCCAGCAACTCGGCGTACGGATCGAAACGCCGACTCCGTCGCAGCGCATCGTCCATGGCGTGGGCGTCGATGGCCTGCGCGCTCCGACCGGCGACCTGGACTGCGGCAATGCCGGCACCGGCATGCGTCTGCTCGCCGGCCTGCTCGCGGCGCAACCGTTCGACAGCGTGCTGGTCGGCGACGAGTCGCTGTCGCGGCGCCCGATGCGCCGGGTCACCGGGCCACTGGCACGGATGGGTGCGCGCATCCAGACCGAAGCCGATGGTACGCCCCCGCTGCGCGTGCAGGGCGGGCAGGCGTTGACTGGCATCGACTACGAACTTCCGGTGGCCAGCGCCCAGGTCAAGTCGGCGCTCCTGCTGGCCGGGCTGTACGCCACGGGCGAAACCCGCATCCGCGAGCCACATCCCACGCGTGACTACACCGAACGCATGCTGCGCGCCTTCGGTGTGGAAATCGATTTCCCCCCGGGTGAGGCGCGCCTGGCCGGCGGCCAGCGCCTGCGCGCCACCGACATCGTGGTGCCGGCGGATTTTTCCTCGGCAGCGTTCTTTCTTGTGGCCGCCAGCATCATTCCGGGCTCGGGGCTGCGGCTGCAGCGCGTCGGCCTCAATCCCCGCCGTACCGGCCTGCTTGCCGCGTTGCGGCTGATGGGCGCGGACATCGTGGAAGAGAACCACGCCAGCCAGGGCGGGGAACCGGTCGCCGACCTGGTGGTGCGCCACGCACCGCTGCACGGCGCGGAAATCCCCGAGGAACTGGTGCCGGACATGATCGACGAGTTCCCGGCGTTGTTCATTGCTGCGGCCGCTGCCAGCAGCCC is a genomic window of Stenotrophomonas sp. Marseille-Q4652 containing:
- the aroA gene encoding 3-phosphoshikimate 1-carboxyvinyltransferase; protein product: MSSSQHWIATAGGPLQGTLSIPGDKSVSHRAVMFAALADGVSRIEGFLEGEDTRATAAIFQQLGVRIETPTPSQRIVHGVGVDGLRAPTGDLDCGNAGTGMRLLAGLLAAQPFDSVLVGDESLSRRPMRRVTGPLARMGARIQTEADGTPPLRVQGGQALTGIDYELPVASAQVKSALLLAGLYATGETRIREPHPTRDYTERMLRAFGVEIDFPPGEARLAGGQRLRATDIVVPADFSSAAFFLVAASIIPGSGLRLQRVGLNPRRTGLLAALRLMGADIVEENHASQGGEPVADLVVRHAPLHGAEIPEELVPDMIDEFPALFIAAAAASSPTVVSGAAELRVKESDRLAAMSAGLRTLGLRVDETPDGATIFPGQLGAGTIESHGDHRIAMSFAVAGQLARGEVRINDIANVATSFPGFDALATGAGFGLSVRD
- the pheA gene encoding prephenate dehydratase, translated to MPAVAAPVLADVRARIDQIDRDIQGLIAERARMARQVGKAKGKLAQAVDYYRPEREAQVLRMVVDRNEGPLSDEVLVHVYREIMSACLAQQEPLKIGYLGPEGTFSQQAVLKHFGRSALGLPLASIEEVFQEVEAGNADFGVVPVENSGQGTIQITLDMFLTSNLKICGEVELRVQQFLMSRSGRIEDIERIYAHPQSFMQTSAWLRANLPRAEKIPVSSNAEGARRARNADDAAAIGGESAGHVYGLKKVVTKPIQNDADNTTRFLVIGRQIFPSSGHDRTSVLVFIHDKPGALFDVLSPFARHGISMNRIESRPSHQARWEYGFFIDLAGHVEDEAMQQALAELKAHSAQIKVLGSYPVAVP